One window from the genome of Epinephelus moara isolate mb chromosome 21, YSFRI_EMoa_1.0, whole genome shotgun sequence encodes:
- the LOC126382486 gene encoding serine/arginine-rich splicing factor 11-like isoform X5, whose product MNYTTKVVQVTNVSPSTTSEQMRTLFGFLGTIEELKLFPPDDSPMPVTSRVCFVKFQEPESVGVSQHLTNTVFVDRALIVVPFAEGSIPDEAKALSLLAPANAVAGILPGGGLLPTPNPMPNPSMGGNPFGAPNMDAMAAFGFPGANMNPQAADQLLKFMTDPKLNPLAAGLNLSASLKADASNKEIEEAMKRVREAQSLISAAIEPGNKESRKRHSRSRSRSRRRRSRSRSRHRRSRSRSRRRSNSRSRRRSKSPRRKHTESRDRGRRSPSRSRDRKKEDSGRRRSRTPPKSYSTARRSRSEERRRRRSRSNSRSPKKSPKRRTSRSPSPRRHKKEKKRDKERDRDRKSDKDRSREERERSTSRKKKSKDKERERERKSDGEKGDVKSVEGNSTARLVKQAKVNGADDHHEEDMDVSD is encoded by the exons ATGAATTACACAACGAAGGTGGTTCAGGTGACAAATGTGTCGCCGAGCACAACATCGGAGCAGATGAGAACACTCTTCGGTTTTTTGGGAACCATCGAAGAACTGAAGTTATTTCCACCAGA TGATTCTCCGATGCCGGTGACATCGCGGGTGTGCTTTGTGAAGTTCCAGGAGCCAGAGTCTGTTGGAGTGTCTCAACATTTGACTAACACCGTGTTTGTGGACAGAGCGTTGATTGTGGTCCCGTTCGCTGAAG GATCTATTCCAGATGAGGCTAAAGCTTTGTCACTGTTGGCGCCAGCAAATGCTGTTGCAGGGATTTTGCCAGGAGGAGGACTTCTTCCGACGCCCAATCCCATGCCCAATCCATCT ATGGGAGGGAACCCTTTCGGTGCACCGAACATGGACGCAATGGCTGCATTTGGATTCCCAGGAGCCAACATGAATCCTCAG gctgctgATCAGCTGTTGAAGTTCATGACAGATCCAAA ACTGAATCCTTTGGCTGCGGGCTTAAACCTCAGTGCAAGCCTGAAGGCTGACGCATCTAATAAGGAAATCGAAGAGGCCATGAAGAGAGTCAGAGAGGCCCAGTCGCTCATTTCGGCTGCTATTGAACCTGGAA aTAAGGAGAGCAGAAAGAGGCACTCTCGTAGCAGGTCCAGGTCCAGAAGGAGGAGGTCCAGATCACGTTCAAGACACAG GCGATCCAGGAGCAGATCACGGCGACGGTCAAACTCCAGAAGCAGGAGGCGCTCTAAAAGCCCCCGCAGGAAGCACACTGAATCCAGAGACCGAGGCAGGCGATCTCCAAGCAGATCCAG agatagaaagaaagaagatTCAGGGAGGAGAAGATCCAGAACGCCACCTAAAAGCTACAGTACAGCCAGGAGGTCACGCAGCGAGGAGCG GAGACGCAGAAGAAGTCGAAGCAACAGCAGATCTCCTAAAAAGTCTCCCAAAAGAAGAACCTCCAGGTCTCCATCTCCTCGAAG ACacaagaaggaaaagaaaagggatAAGGAAAGGGACAGGGACCGCAAGAGTGATAAAGATCGCAGTCGCGAGGAACGTGAACGCTCCACcagcaggaaaaagaaaagtaaagacaaagaaagagagcgagagagaaaaTCAGATGGCGAGAAAGGAGATGTAAAG TCTGTAGAAGGTAACAGCACAGCACGTCTTGTGAAGCAGGCCAAAGTTAACGGAGCTGACGATCACCATGAAGAGGACATGGACGTCAGCGATTAA
- the rpe65a gene encoding retinoid isomerohydrolase, translating into MVSRFEHPAGGYKKIFETCEELAEPLPATVTGRIPSFLKGSLLRLGPGLFEVGDEPFYHLFDGQALMHKFDFKNGQVTYFRKFVRTDAYVRAITEKRVVITEFGTFAYPDPCKNIFSRFFSYFKGVEVTDNCLVNVYPVGEDFYAVTETNYITKVNVDTLETLKKVDMCNFININGVTAHPHIERDGTVFNIGNCMGKGATLAYNIVRIPPTQKDKSDPIEKSKVVVQFPSAERFKPSYVHSFGMSENYFVFVETPVKINLLKFLSAWSIRGSNYMDCFESNESQGTLFHIAKKDPGEYIDHKFKGAPIGMFHHINTYEDQGFIVVDLCGWKGFEFVYNYLWLANLRANWEEVKKAAMMAPQPEVRRYVIPLDVHKEEQGKNLVSLPYTTATAVMHADGTIWLEPEVLFSGPRQAFEFPQINYERYAGKNYTYAYGLGLNHFIPDRICKLNVKTKETWVWQEPDSYPSEPLFVQTPDGVDEDDGVLLTIVVAPGSQRPGYLLILNAKDLSEIARAEVECSMPVTFHGMYKP; encoded by the exons ATGGTCAGCCG ATTTGAACACCCAGCTGGTGGCTACAAGAAGATTTTTGAGACATGCGAGGAGCTGGCTGAGCCGCTTCCAGCAACAGTGACAG GTAGGATTCCTTCGTTTCTGAAAGGAAGTCTTCTCCGTTTGGGACCTGGGCTTTTTGAGGTTGGAGATGAACCTTTCTATCACCTCTTCGATGGCCAGGCCCTCATGCACAAATTCGACTTCAAGAATGGTCAGGTCACCTACTTCCGAAA GTTTGTCAGAACAGATGCCTACGTGAGAGCCATCACAGAGAAGCGTGTAGTGATCACTGAGTTTGGCACCTTTGCATACCCCGATCcctgcaaaaacattttctccag gtTTTTCTCTTACTTCAAGGGTGTTGAGGTCACAGACAACTGCCTGGTGAACGTTTACCCTGTTGGTGAGGACTTTTACGCTGTAACAGAAACCAACTACATCACCAAAGTAAATGTCGACACCTTGGAGACACTGAAGAAG GTTGACATGTGCAACTTCATCAACATTAATGGAGTGACAGCCCACCCTCACATTGAGAGGGATGGTACAGTGTTTAACATTGGAAACTGCATGGGAAAAGGAGCAACACTGGCCTACAACATTGTCAGGATTCCACCCACGCAGAAAG ataAGTCTGATCCCATTGAGAAGTCCAAGGTTGTGGTGCAGTTCCCCAGTGCCGAGAGGTTCAAGCCCTCCTATGTGCACAG ctttggcatgtcagagaactactttgtgtttgtggagACCCCGGTGAAAATCAATCTGCTGAAATTCCTGAGTGCTTGGAGCATCCGAGGCTCCAACTACATGGACTGCTTCGAGTCCAATGAGAGCCAAGGA ACCTTGTTTCACATTGCCAAGAAAGACCCAGGAGAGTACATTGATCACAAGTTCAAAGGGGCACCCATTGGCATGTTTCATCACATCAACACCTATGAGGACCAGGGCTTCATTGTTGTTGACCTCTGTGGATGGAAAGG TTTTGAGTTTGTCTACAACTACCTCTGGTTGGCCAATCTGAGAGCCAACTGGGAAGAGGTGAAGAAAGCAGCCATGATGGCGCCTCAGCCGGAGGTTCGCAGATACGTTATTCCCCTGGACGTCCACAAG GAGGAGCAGGGGAAAAACCTGGTCAGTCTGCCGTACACCACAGCCACAGCGGTGATGCACGCTGATGGGACCATCTGGCTGGAGCCGGAGGTGCTGTTCTCTGGGCCACGCCAAG CCTTTGAGTTCCCTCAGATCAACTACGAGAGGTACGCAGGGAAGAATTACACATACGCCTACGGTCTGGGTCTCAACCATTTCATACCAGACAGG ATCTGCAAGTTGAATGTGAAGACCAAGGAGACCTGGGTATGGCAGGAACCAGACTCCTACCCCTCGGAGCCTCTGTTTGTTCAGACTCCTGATGGAGTAGATGAGGATGATG GAGTGCTGCTCACCATTGTGGTGGCCCCCGGCTCCCAGAGACCAGGGTACCTCCTCATCCTCAACGCCAAGGATCTGTCTGAGATCGCCAGGGCGGAAGTGGAGTGCAGCATGCCCGTCACCTTTCATGGGATGTACAAACCGTAA
- the LOC126382486 gene encoding serine/arginine-rich splicing factor 11-like isoform X1 produces the protein MNYTTKVVQVTNVSPSTTSEQMRTLFGFLGTIEELKLFPPDDSPMPVTSRVCFVKFQEPESVGVSQHLTNTVFVDRALIVVPFAEGSIPDEAKALSLLAPANAVAGILPGGGLLPTPNPMPNPSMGGNPFGAPNMDAMAAFGFPGANMNPQAADQLLKFMTDPKLNPLAAGLNLSASLKADASNKEIEEAMKRVREAQSLISAAIEPGNKESRKRHSRSRSRSRRRRSRSRSRHRRSRSRSRRRSNSRSRRRSKSPRRKHTESRDRGRRSPSRSRDRKKEDSGRRRSRTPPKSYSTARRSRSEERRRRRSRSNSRSPKKSPKRRTSRSPSPRRHKKEKKRDKERDRDRKSDKDRSREERERSTSRKKKSKDKERERERKSDGEKGDVKITRDYDEEEQGYDSEKEREDRKDSDDSALSPQSVEGNSTARLVKQAKVNGADDHHEEDMDVSD, from the exons ATGAATTACACAACGAAGGTGGTTCAGGTGACAAATGTGTCGCCGAGCACAACATCGGAGCAGATGAGAACACTCTTCGGTTTTTTGGGAACCATCGAAGAACTGAAGTTATTTCCACCAGA TGATTCTCCGATGCCGGTGACATCGCGGGTGTGCTTTGTGAAGTTCCAGGAGCCAGAGTCTGTTGGAGTGTCTCAACATTTGACTAACACCGTGTTTGTGGACAGAGCGTTGATTGTGGTCCCGTTCGCTGAAG GATCTATTCCAGATGAGGCTAAAGCTTTGTCACTGTTGGCGCCAGCAAATGCTGTTGCAGGGATTTTGCCAGGAGGAGGACTTCTTCCGACGCCCAATCCCATGCCCAATCCATCT ATGGGAGGGAACCCTTTCGGTGCACCGAACATGGACGCAATGGCTGCATTTGGATTCCCAGGAGCCAACATGAATCCTCAG gctgctgATCAGCTGTTGAAGTTCATGACAGATCCAAA ACTGAATCCTTTGGCTGCGGGCTTAAACCTCAGTGCAAGCCTGAAGGCTGACGCATCTAATAAGGAAATCGAAGAGGCCATGAAGAGAGTCAGAGAGGCCCAGTCGCTCATTTCGGCTGCTATTGAACCTGGAA aTAAGGAGAGCAGAAAGAGGCACTCTCGTAGCAGGTCCAGGTCCAGAAGGAGGAGGTCCAGATCACGTTCAAGACACAG GCGATCCAGGAGCAGATCACGGCGACGGTCAAACTCCAGAAGCAGGAGGCGCTCTAAAAGCCCCCGCAGGAAGCACACTGAATCCAGAGACCGAGGCAGGCGATCTCCAAGCAGATCCAG agatagaaagaaagaagatTCAGGGAGGAGAAGATCCAGAACGCCACCTAAAAGCTACAGTACAGCCAGGAGGTCACGCAGCGAGGAGCG GAGACGCAGAAGAAGTCGAAGCAACAGCAGATCTCCTAAAAAGTCTCCCAAAAGAAGAACCTCCAGGTCTCCATCTCCTCGAAG ACacaagaaggaaaagaaaagggatAAGGAAAGGGACAGGGACCGCAAGAGTGATAAAGATCGCAGTCGCGAGGAACGTGAACGCTCCACcagcaggaaaaagaaaagtaaagacaaagaaagagagcgagagagaaaaTCAGATGGCGAGAAAGGAGATGTAAAG ATCACCAGGGATTACGATGAGGAAGAACAAGGCTATGACAgcgagaaggagagggaggacagGAAAGATTCTGACGACTCTGCTTTGTCTCCTCAGTCTGTAGAAGGTAACAGCACAGCACGTCTTGTGAAGCAGGCCAAAGTTAACGGAGCTGACGATCACCATGAAGAGGACATGGACGTCAGCGATTAA